The Anaerolineae bacterium genome has a window encoding:
- a CDS encoding ABC transporter ATP-binding protein: MAALLEVEHINAGYGFLQVLWDVSLKVEKGEFVCLLGANGAGKTTTLRTIAGFLKPTAGDIRFEGQSIAKTPAYQISQMGISFVSESLNLFTNMSVRENLLLGAYRVLDKKKQLQALDFVYSLFPRLKERERQLAGTMSGGERKMLAIARGMMSMPKLLLVDEPSLGLAPQVVVTVFEALQTLQKEGVTILLVEQNVPSTLRITDRGYVMEQGKIVLEGPSKELMNNEHVRVAYMGI; the protein is encoded by the coding sequence ATGGCGGCATTACTGGAAGTGGAACATATCAATGCGGGATACGGCTTCCTGCAGGTGCTGTGGGATGTGTCCCTGAAGGTGGAGAAAGGGGAATTCGTGTGTCTGCTGGGCGCCAACGGCGCCGGCAAGACCACCACCTTGCGCACCATCGCCGGCTTTTTGAAGCCGACCGCCGGCGACATCCGCTTTGAGGGCCAATCCATCGCCAAAACGCCGGCGTATCAGATCAGCCAGATGGGCATCAGCTTCGTCTCCGAATCGCTGAACCTCTTCACCAACATGTCGGTGCGCGAGAACCTCCTGCTGGGAGCATATCGGGTGCTGGACAAGAAAAAGCAACTGCAGGCGCTGGACTTTGTCTACAGCCTCTTCCCCCGGCTGAAGGAGCGCGAGCGGCAGTTGGCCGGCACTATGAGCGGCGGAGAACGCAAGATGCTGGCCATCGCCCGCGGCATGATGTCCATGCCCAAGCTCCTGCTGGTGGACGAGCCGTCACTGGGATTGGCACCGCAGGTGGTGGTCACCGTCTTTGAGGCGCTCCAAACCCTGCAGAAAGAGGGCGTCACCATCCTGTTGGTGGAGCAGAACGTCCCCAGCACCCTGCGCATCACCGATCGCGGCTACGTCATGGAGCAGGGGAAA